Within the Granulicella sibirica genome, the region TCGGACCTCGTGCTGACTGGGCATTTCCTCTCCTGGCGTCAATCAATCAAAACACTGTGTGAGCGCGGACGAACAGCGCGACATCCAACAACCGGTTCGTGGAGCGGAGTCGGTCCCAGCATACCATCCGGACCTCCCGGAAAAGCCGCCTTCGCACACCCAAACCGGGTCCTATCGCCTTGCAACTGAACCGTATATCGAGTGGATGCAGAAAGAGCTCCCCGGGCTTCACAACGACAGCCACTTTGCCGGAGCCAGCGTTAATTGCCCTCAAGCACTACCACTGCCATCGCCACATCCCGGCTATGCGTCAGGCTCAACGAAATTCTCGTTACGCCCAGTTCGGTCGCCAGCTCCGCAGCCCTGCCGTGAAAGCGCAGCATCGGCCTCTGCCCCGGCGCACGGCTTACGGCAAACTCGGTCCAACTCACGCCGTGGCTTATACCCGTCCCGAGGGCCTTGGCCGCCGCCTCCTTCGCTGCGAACCGCGCTGCGAAGCTCTCCGCCGCGTTCTTCACCTTGCGCTGGCAATACGCGACCTCCTCGGTCGTATACACCCGTCGCAGGAACGCCTCGCCAAACCGCTCGACGCTTTTTGCGATTCGGCTGATCTCGATTAAGTCGGTTCCGACTCCAAGCACCATCGCCAACCGTACCATAATCACCCGCCAGATCCCACCTCGGTACCGTGCGTAACGTGACCGGCTGAAGCTCTGTCGAGTCATGACGGGGTGGGCTCCTCCGATGAAGACCCTGACGGCAGAACCCCAAAGCCGCGAGGACACCAAACATGCAATCCATCGACCTGCAAGCTCATACCTACGAAGAGCGCCACGGACTGGTCCCCAGTCTCACTGCCATGGTCTCCCACTGCGGAGCCTGGATTACAGACCGCAGAACCATCTCCGCAACAACGCTTGAGCTTCGCCTCGAAATCCAGCTCCGGTCAGCAATGGATCTTTACGCCGCCCTGCTCTCCACCGGCCTCGAACTCACCCGTCGCGGTCATCAGTCCATGGTCGATCTCTGCAACTGCCAGCGCTACCTGGCAACCGGCGAAGCGAAGCTGATCACCATCCGCCTCGAACTAGCCTTCCTCGAAGACATCACCCTGCATTCGCTTCTCTTCGGCCAGCCTCACTTCGCTTGATCCCAAACTGACTCCGGCGCCTACCGCAGACGCAGCGCGGTAGGCTTGTGGCCGAGGCTGTCGGTGTCTCCAATCACAAGCCATCCCCAGCCCGTCCATCCCCGCGTCAGTACAAGAGAGAGCTCCCCGTCTCCACCTTCGACTCGAAACACTGGTTGGCTTTCAGTCTGTCCTCCAGCGGGAAGCCGCAACGTCAGCGGCACCCCCCCAAGACCAACCGTCCGTCCCCACTTGCTTCCCGATCCATCCATCAGGTAAGCCTCGATCCCATTCACTGCCCGCTGTTCACCGCTACGGTTCGCCACACGAACCGCAACCTGTAACAAGCGCCCTCCGCCTCTCCCTTTGAACTCTCCGACTGACTGCACGCCAGCCACCGCGTAGCAGATCCTATCGAAGCACTCTTCCTGCCCTGGAACCAGGACGCGCTGGGCCTGAAAATGCCCAGTCAGCACCACGGCGCCCACATACACCACCAGCACGCCCACGATCCAAAGCACGCTTCGCCGCGCCCTCGGCCTGTCACCCGTGGCGAGTGCCAGCAGTGTCCCGAGGACGCCAATCGCCGTCCATCCAGCAACACCTCCCAGCAGCCACTCGAAAACGCGCATCGCGAACCTCACTCGGGTAGACTTTACCCTAGCGCAGTGCGAACCATCGCGCTCGCACGAGAGAGTCCCTGAACGCTATGCCCATCATCACCGCCCAGAATCTCGGCAAGACCTACCGCTCCGGAAAGCTTCAAGTCCCCGCCCTTCGCAATGTCAATTTCAGCGTGGAGCCCGGGGAGTTCGTCGCCATCGTTGGCCCCTCCGGCTCGGGTAAGTCGACCCTCTTCTACATCCTTGGCGGCCTCACCGCGGCGACCACTGGCTCTGTCCTCATCGACGGCGTAGACTTCGCCAAACTCTCCGACGCGGAACGTACAAAGATGCGCCGCGCCAAGATCGGCTTTGTCTTCCAGCGCTTCAACCTCCTGCCCACCCTCTCCGCCATGGGCAACATCGAGATCGCACACGACATCGCCAACCTCGGCGCCGCCACCAAGACCACACTCGACCTGTCCCTGCTTGATCACCTCGCCGGCCTTCTCGGCATCCAAGGCCGGCTCGACCATCGCCCGAATGAACTCTCTGGTGGCGAGCAGCAGCGCGTCGCCATCGCCCGTGCTCTCATTACCCGCCCGTCTATAGTCCTTGCCGACGAGCCCACCGGCAATTTGGACACCAAGAACTCAGACGCCGTCCTCAACATGCTTCGCACCTCCAGCCGCGAGCTCAACCAGACCGTCCTGATGATCACCCACAATCCCGAGGCGGCCCAGGTCGCCGATCGCATTCTCACCATGCGTGACGGGGAGATCACCAACATCGAGAAGGGTTCCGGTGTTCCGGTGCACGCCTAAGTCCGAGTGGAGTCCACTGTTTGCCAAAAAAGGGCTGAAAACATTCACCCCAGCAAAATTCACATCGAGACAGGTCTACATCCCTCCAGAATCGGCATCTCTATCCCTATGCGCGGCCGAGCCGCCCAAGGAGAGTTGTAATGACCGACTATCGTGTAGCGAAGGGTGAAGCACAGGAAGACCAGCTCACAGCAGCCATCGAGAAATACACAGCGCAGGTACCATCGTCTATTTACCTTGGCCTGGCGCTCGCCTCCATCGGAGGTTCTATCGCCTGCAAGGCTGCCAAGAAGGATCACCTCGCCCTCTACGTCGGCCAGTGGGTTGCACCATTCCTCATCCTCGGAATCTACAACAAGCTCGTGAAGATCCACGGCTCCGACGGGACAACTGCTTAAGCCAGGACCTCAGCTCATATGGACGAATAGGCCTCGGAAAACATCCGGGGCTTACTCGTCCTTGCCCTTGCTCATCTGGTTATCATTCCCCAAGGCAATTTGCGTTTGCAGTGAACAATCCCCCCACAAGGCCCTACTCCTTCCACTTGATGTTGCACCCAATACTCATCGTCTGATTTGTATCCGGGCGAATCCCGCGAATCAATTCATCCATCGCTTTCCGCAGGTCCTTCCCGGTCACGAGAATGTCGTTCCCGAAGTCCTTACGCCGCGGCCGCGAGTCATCGAGCTGCCCCCGGTACACAAGGTTCATGTCCGCATCGAACAGGAAGAAGTCCGGCGTGCAAGCCGCGTCGTAAGCCCGAGCGACCTCCTGCGTCTCATCCAGCAGGTAGGGGAAGCGGAACCCAAGCCTCTCCGCCTGGGCCTTCATGAATTCCGGCCCATCCTGCGGATACGCTTCTATGTCGTTCGAAGAGATCGCCACTATCGCGACCTCCCCCTCGAAGTCAACGCCGATCCGCGCCAACTCCTCCTCCACATGCTTCACATACGGGCAATGTACGCAGATGAACATGACGAGCAGCCCACGCCGTCCCGTCTTCGAAGGCCCGCCACCGGAGCGGCGGTTCGTCTGATCCCGAGCCTCATCGTCCCAGGCCATCGCGGCCACATCGTCGCGCCCTATCGCCCGCCCGCTCGCTACATCCACCAGTTCAAACGGCGGAGCTGGCGTCCCCAGCTTCACCATCGTTGATTGCGTCCTCGACATCGCGAATCCCCCGGCATCTTTCGCGACCACGATGGGTCGCTGTCCCCTCCAGCCTACCAAGAAGCTCGGATCGATAGCTGTACTGACAGTTTCGCCGTTCACACGCCCACGGCCGGCCACAAGGGAGAGTAGTTACCCCACAGGTACCACCATCGTGGGATTCGCCACTTCGCCGGCAGATGTTCTAGTGGTGTTGGGCAGAGATACGGCTCCTGAACATCCTCCGGGGCAGGTCACCAAAGGTACTTTGTTCGACACGCTGAAGAATTGCAGTATCTGTAGTCCGGTTTCAGGTTGGCGATGGCGGGTTCACTTCAACGTGCCGGCGCTGTAAGGACAGTTTATGTCCATTTGATATACAATTGATCGTCCGGTCGCCTCAGGAAGCCGGCACAGAATGGGACCTATGTCGAACGAAGAGATCCGCTTTGCCGTTAAATCCGCTGTCGTTCTCTGCTTGATTGCACTGACCGTCTGCCTCTAACCGAGGTAGGCTGAGTCCTCGCACACCTCTGTTGAGGCCGCTCACGAACCGTCCAGGCATCACCCAGGAAAAAGAACAAAGGTACTCGAAACCGCAACCCTCAAGGAAGCGGTGAAAGGATGTCCTGCGTCCGCTCGACGAAACGCCTTCGCAGATTCACGCCGATTCGAGAATCATATTGGCGTACTGCGTCGTGTCCCCCGTGCGGATCAGCCCGATCGCGGACGGCACCCGCTTCTTGAAATCCACATGGGACTCCCAGCAGATGGGGATCGGGCTTGTCATGCTCGTAATCGCTGCCAGCGCACTTGCCGTGTTGTGGTGCCGGAACTCTTCCGCCATCCAGATTCGTCCCACCACCCAGTTCATCTGAATCGCGCGCAGAACATCCACCACCCGTGGAACGTCGTCTACCAGCGATAAATCGACCGTCTCCAACCCCGGCCAGAACGGAAACCCACGGTCGGCTATCACCAGCGTGTTCGTATGCCTGACGCGGCTCAGAAGCGAGTTCAATTGCGGATTCAGAATGCCCGTCTTAATCATGTGCGCCTATCAATCCCCTCTACCGTTCTTCTAACTGATCACAGCGTCGGAGCCATCTCCACATCATGCACCGTCGCCTTCCCCGTCACCCGCCCACCAAGCAGCCCATAAAGAGCCACTACCACAAAGCCTCCCACCGGCAGCCAGTACCCTGCCGCCAGATCTCCCGTCGACCGCGCCACCACGCCCATCAGCGGAGGAAACACCGCCCCGCTCACGATCGACATCACGATCAGACTCCCCCCCAACTTCGTATTCGCTCCCAGTCCCTTCACGCCCAGCGCAAAGATCGTCGGATACATGATCGACATGAAGAAGCTCGTCAAAATCATCAAGTAACCACTCATCATTCCCGGATGCGTAATGCATACAAACATCAACCCGATATTGATCACCGCGTACGTGCCCGCCATCTTTCCCGGCGCGATATACCGCATCAACGGCGTCGAGCAGATCCGCCCCAGCCCGAACGCGATCAGATGCGCCGTCAGCAGATACCCCGCCTGTCTCTCCGTCACCGACGTGTAAGCCTTCAGATAAGGAATGTATGTGCTCCACGTCCCGATCTGCGCCCCGATGCACCCGAACTCCGCCACCACCGCCAGGAACAGATGCGGATACTTGAGCAGCGACCCAAAGCTCCCTTGGTCGATCGGGTCCGAAGGACCGGCATTCGGATTCGTATCCAGGTGATCCGGAAACTTCACCCGGCTGATCACAAACGCCAGCACCAGCACCACGCATCCGAGAATCACGTAAGTCGGGACCACCCGCATAATCTCCGAGTGCAGGTAGGCTGCATAAGTCCCCGCCGCCTTCATCGAAGCAACCTGCGCCGGGGTATTCTCAACCCCCGAGAAAATGAACCACGTCCCCAGCAGTACGCCGGTGATTGTCCCCGGAGGGTTGAATGCCTGGGCGAAGTTCAACCTCCGCTCACTCGTAGCTGGATCCCCGAACTGCGCAATAAACGGGTTCGCCGCCGTTTCCAGAATCGAGGATCCACACCCGACAGCAAAGAGCGCAAACAGAAACGGCGCATACTGCCCAATCACCGCAGCCGGCCAGAACAGCAGGGTCCCGCCAGCAAACACACAAAGCCCTGTCAGAATCCCCACCCGGTACCCAAACCGCCGCATCAGCAGCGCCGCCGGAATTGCCATCGTCCCATAGGCCAAAAACACCGCCGTCTGCACAAGCTGCGCTTCCAATAAATTCAGCTCGAATGACTTCCGAAACTGCTGCACCAAGATGTCCGTGAGGTTATTCGACATCCCCCAAAGAAAGAAAACCACTGTGACCAGCGCAAACGGAACCATCTGCCCGGCAGGGAAGACCGGGGCATTCTTATCGTGAGGCGTTCGTGGACCCAGCGAAGTGGAAACTTGCATCGAGACCTCGTTTCGGTGCGCAATCTGCACGAGAAGACTAACCTATCGATTCCGCGAGAGGCGAGTGAGGCTTAGCCCAGCCCACCATCGTCTCTTCAGCAGGCATCGAGGAGAACCTATGTCCACCGCAACCAGGCACTGGATCACCACCGCAATCCTGCTCGCAGTCTTCACCACCACCGGCCACACCCAGCAACGAAGCTCCGCAGCCGTCGGCATCAACACTATGCAGGCCCCCGTCCCGTCGCCGCTTGTAAAGGGGAAGAAGGCCTTCATCTCCTACGAGCTCGGCGACGTCACCAGCTTCCCCTCCCGCTACAGCGGAGGCCCTGAACGCGCCTATAGCGAGTTCTTCAACGCAATGAAGTCCTGGGGCCGTTACGAACTCGTCGGCGACCCCGCCGAAGCCGACGTCGTCTTCGCCATCGGCTTCGTCGACCCACCCGAGATCGCCAAGCCTCAGGTCCGCGTCGGCATCCTCGACAGCAAGACCCACACAGCCCTCTGGGGCTTCGTCGAACAGGTCGACTTCGCCTTCCGCAAGAAGAATCGCGATGCCGCCTTCTCCGACACCGTAGACCAACTTGCCGCCGACGTCCGCCACCTCGTCGAGCCCTAAGGTAAACTCATCGAGCTGTCACCGCAACGCTGCGACGCAAGCGGTGACGTCGTTTCGCGCGATCGGTAGTCAAACTGACGTTCCCCCATCCGTTGAAAAACAAGTGACGCCGCCCGTTCTAAAACCGAAGATTCCCCAACCCCGAAGCGACGGCGCCGGTATCGCACCGCCCGCCTCGAAGGACGAAAACATTCAGATGACGTGACCCCATCCATCCGGCCTCGATCTGTCTCCCCGTCGTCGATGAGTGCATGGCCGAGGTAATACCGGTCAGCCGATACTCTTTCATCAACTCAGCGTCGTTTGTGACCTCCGTGGCGAGAAAGTCATAGCTCACGATCACGTCCGGGTGGAGCGCATGCACATACCCTGCGGGAACTCCGCCGGAAGCCGCTCCCGACCGCAGCGGCTGAAAGGCCAGGGCCAGCGGCGAGGCGATCCCAAACGCGTCATCGACATGGCCCTCGAAGCCGAAACCCAACGCCCCTATCTCCGGGCTCATCACCCTCCCGCTCGGGCAGGTCGCATGGAGCGTGGCGCCAACCTCGAAGTATTGATGAACACGGAATCCGGCGAACCCATCGAACTGACCCACGGCTTCAGGCGTACCGCGCACAATCGGCACAAGCAGCCTGGCAAAGCTCTTGACCGGATGAATCATGATCGTGGTAAGTCCCAAGATAGCAGTGGACAGAAGCGTTCCCCGCAGCCAGAGGCTCGCATTCCCCGCAGGACGATAAAGCAGCAGTCCCAGGAGCAGCGGAACGTAAATCAACGGCAGGTACCAGTCGAACATCATGGCGGATTCGACCGTGTATTCGAGGATGACGATCATGCCCCAGGAGAACGAAATCGCTGGCAGCCAGCGAAAATCCTTCTCTCCAGCCGGACGCGTTCCGAAAGAGCAATCGATCAGGACGCAAAGAAAAAAGCCCAAAAGACCGCACAGAAAGAAATGGCCCGTCAGGCGCGGCGGAAAGAACTGCCCGAAGGCGTCCGAATGGCTAAGCCCATAGCCGATGCTCTTGGCATGCATCGAGTTCGGCAGGACCACGCCAAACTGCCAGAAGAGGAAACCCGCAAACACGGCAACGACCGTCGCGGCCGCAATCGACGCGTCGACAACCTTACGCACCCCGGCCGCAAAGACCAGAGCCAGGGCAAGAAGCGGAAGCATTTCCAGCCTCGTCAACGCAGCGAACGACAGCCACACAAGGCCCCACCGAGAACC harbors:
- the fucP gene encoding L-fucose:H+ symporter permease, with the translated sequence MQVSTSLGPRTPHDKNAPVFPAGQMVPFALVTVVFFLWGMSNNLTDILVQQFRKSFELNLLEAQLVQTAVFLAYGTMAIPAALLMRRFGYRVGILTGLCVFAGGTLLFWPAAVIGQYAPFLFALFAVGCGSSILETAANPFIAQFGDPATSERRLNFAQAFNPPGTITGVLLGTWFIFSGVENTPAQVASMKAAGTYAAYLHSEIMRVVPTYVILGCVVLVLAFVISRVKFPDHLDTNPNAGPSDPIDQGSFGSLLKYPHLFLAVVAEFGCIGAQIGTWSTYIPYLKAYTSVTERQAGYLLTAHLIAFGLGRICSTPLMRYIAPGKMAGTYAVINIGLMFVCITHPGMMSGYLMILTSFFMSIMYPTIFALGVKGLGANTKLGGSLIVMSIVSGAVFPPLMGVVARSTGDLAAGYWLPVGGFVVVALYGLLGGRVTGKATVHDVEMAPTL
- a CDS encoding thioredoxin family protein, whose protein sequence is MSRTQSTMVKLGTPAPPFELVDVASGRAIGRDDVAAMAWDDEARDQTNRRSGGGPSKTGRRGLLVMFICVHCPYVKHVEEELARIGVDFEGEVAIVAISSNDIEAYPQDGPEFMKAQAERLGFRFPYLLDETQEVARAYDAACTPDFFLFDADMNLVYRGQLDDSRPRRKDFGNDILVTGKDLRKAMDELIRGIRPDTNQTMSIGCNIKWKE
- the rbsD gene encoding D-ribose pyranase — its product is MIKTGILNPQLNSLLSRVRHTNTLVIADRGFPFWPGLETVDLSLVDDVPRVVDVLRAIQMNWVVGRIWMAEEFRHHNTASALAAITSMTSPIPICWESHVDFKKRVPSAIGLIRTGDTTQYANMILESA
- the acpS gene encoding holo-ACP synthase, with translation MTRQSFSRSRYARYRGGIWRVIMVRLAMVLGVGTDLIEISRIAKSVERFGEAFLRRVYTTEEVAYCQRKVKNAAESFAARFAAKEAAAKALGTGISHGVSWTEFAVSRAPGQRPMLRFHGRAAELATELGVTRISLSLTHSRDVAMAVVVLEGN
- a CDS encoding ABC transporter ATP-binding protein; the protein is MPIITAQNLGKTYRSGKLQVPALRNVNFSVEPGEFVAIVGPSGSGKSTLFYILGGLTAATTGSVLIDGVDFAKLSDAERTKMRRAKIGFVFQRFNLLPTLSAMGNIEIAHDIANLGAATKTTLDLSLLDHLAGLLGIQGRLDHRPNELSGGEQQRVAIARALITRPSIVLADEPTGNLDTKNSDAVLNMLRTSSRELNQTVLMITHNPEAAQVADRILTMRDGEITNIEKGSGVPVHA